A window of the Syntrophales bacterium genome harbors these coding sequences:
- a CDS encoding RNA methyltransferase: MHTTAKRENITIVLNNPKYPGNIGSVARCAKNTGIEKLFIVGHSDPDIEEIKKMATHFAADVIENMQWFSRLEEALSGFQYVVGTTSRLGSVRGPVVHPREMAEQITDISQNNQVAILFGPEDAGLTNDELKYCHLLVTIPTSDELKSINLSHAVMILCYEIFTACTPTTERFTPKLATSFELEEMYDHLKKMLIKIDFINLENPDHWMTSIRRFLSRTQLFSKEVQIIRGICRHVERSIENKKT, encoded by the coding sequence ATGCATACGACGGCAAAGAGAGAAAACATCACAATCGTCTTAAATAATCCGAAATATCCCGGAAACATCGGTTCTGTGGCACGATGTGCAAAAAATACGGGGATTGAGAAACTCTTTATCGTTGGACACAGTGATCCCGACATAGAAGAAATAAAAAAAATGGCAACCCATTTTGCCGCCGATGTAATTGAAAACATGCAATGGTTCAGTCGATTGGAGGAGGCTCTCTCCGGTTTCCAATATGTTGTTGGAACCACATCCAGGCTGGGAAGTGTACGGGGACCTGTCGTTCATCCACGGGAGATGGCCGAACAGATTACGGATATTTCTCAGAACAATCAAGTCGCCATTCTCTTTGGGCCGGAGGATGCGGGGCTGACCAATGATGAGCTGAAATACTGTCATCTTCTGGTTACCATTCCCACCTCCGATGAGCTTAAATCGATCAATCTTTCTCATGCGGTGATGATCCTGTGCTATGAAATATTTACGGCGTGCACGCCGACAACCGAAAGATTTACACCGAAGCTGGCCACGTCATTTGAGCTTGAAGAAATGTACGACCATCTGAAGAAGATGCTGATAAAGATAGATTTTATCAACCTGGAAAACCCCGATCACTGGATGACAAGCATACGTCGTTTTCTTTCAAGGACGCAACTTTTTTCAAAAGAGGTGCAGATTATCCGCGGTATCTGCCGGCATGTTGAAAGGAGTATCGAGAACAAAAAGACTTGA
- a CDS encoding zinc ribbon domain-containing protein, which yields MPIYEFYCEKCNTIYNFFSRSVNTEKVPLCPHCATIKLKRQMSIFATISGGKEEGDDDMPPIDEAKMEKAMAMLAGEADKMDEDDPRQAAMLMRKLSDTAGLELGSGMEEALGRMEAGEDPEKIEKEMGELLEGEDPFILNRKGGKGVRKLKPRVDEKLYDL from the coding sequence CACGATATATAACTTTTTTTCACGGTCGGTGAATACCGAGAAGGTTCCACTTTGTCCGCATTGTGCAACAATTAAGTTAAAGCGTCAGATGTCCATCTTTGCCACAATTTCCGGGGGCAAAGAAGAGGGAGATGATGACATGCCGCCGATTGATGAGGCAAAAATGGAAAAGGCAATGGCAATGCTTGCCGGCGAGGCGGACAAAATGGACGAAGATGACCCGCGCCAGGCCGCAATGCTGATGAGGAAACTTTCGGATACTGCCGGTCTGGAGCTGGGCTCCGGTATGGAAGAGGCTTTGGGCCGTATGGAAGCGGGTGAAGATCCGGAGAAAATTGAAAAAGAGATGGGAGAACTGCTGGAGGGAGAAGACCCGTTTATTTTGAATCGTAAGGGAGGGAAAGGCGTTAGGAAACTAAAACCTCGAGTGGACGAGAAGCTCTACGACCTTTGA